The following are from one region of the Neurospora crassa OR74A linkage group III, whole genome shotgun sequence genome:
- a CDS encoding palmitoyltransferase AKR1, translating into MVHHDGADAHAGHAAPAQPPMKSDTATPKLNSEVELGSLPSEAHNDIMQMARVGDITGMEKLFAAGEYDATYSDDEGITPLHWAAINNQYAMCKFLIDKGAEINKKGGESVATPLQWAAQRCHYYTVHLLLQHGADPLITDSQGYNTLHISTFNGNVLLIVLLLHQGIPVDVEDAYGHTALMWSAYKGFPACVDVFLRWGASVHAKDEQGFTALHWALVKGSPGCIQKLIEYGADRFAKTANGKTPAITAQELNTVAAWQKALDECGYDEHGNAIVPSWPGASYLLQDRRSFMTKFTFLWPFVMVWATMVVMAGMPVFVGIPLGVLAGYAVQWVAQQVIAYAPPDMRQLQKTPWMAGIFAGSLFLCIMNWLLHIFGSTMFGQDSAVIPNLLFAFFISMTIWFYIRCMVDDPGFVPKMGGVAEQKAVIDELISLWKFDESNFCVTCMIRTPLRSKHCRRCQRCVAKHDHHCPWVYNCIGVNNHRHFFFYLINLTLSVVTYDWLTYRYLSTLSETASDECNILAPSLCRIVNADTYSLLTAIWASLQLTWVSMLLFVQFVQVSSAMTTYENMHGIDNYSATSLNSSFTSTGAPLNPPSLPAPGPSPAAGGARHGGRHAHGHNHKQGFIKQWSRLLGVDAFIETAAGRGATTGKGSKRNKRGNPYSRGCVTNCKDFWCDPSPMFGKHENGAAVLGGVPVNYTDMYESPGVMTSGGGGRRRGGGYESVAGEEV; encoded by the exons ATGGTGCACCACGACGGGGCCGACGCCCATGCCGGCCATGCCGCCCCCGCTCAACCGCCCATGAAATCCGACACAGCAACTCCCAAGCTGAACAGCGAGGTCGAGCTCGGTAGCCTCCCCAGCGAAGCACATAACGATATCATGCAAATGGCAAGGGTAGGCGACATTACCGGCATGGAGAAGCTCTTTGCGGCCGGCGAATACGATGCCACGTACTCGGATGACGAGGGCATCACGCCTCTACAT TGGGccgccatcaacaaccagTATGCCATGTGCAAGTTCCTCATCGACAAGGGCGCCGAGATCAACaagaagggaggagagagCGTCGCAACGCCTCTACAATGGGCCGCCCAACGATGCCACTACTACACCGTCCACCTGCTGCTCCAGCACGGCGCCGATCCCTTGATCACCGATTCTCAGGGGTACAACACACTACACATCAGCACCTTCAACGGCAACGTCCtgctcatcgtcctcctcctccaccaaggCATCCCCGTTGACGTCGAAGATGCCTACGGTCATACAGCTCTCATGTGGTCCGCATACAAGGGCTTCCCCGCTTGCGTCGATGTCTTTCTCCGCTGGGGAGCCAGTGTCCACGCCAAGGACGAGCAGGGGTTCACGGCACTACACTGGGCCTTGGTCAAGGGAAGCCCGGGTTGCATCCAGAAGCTGATTGAGTACGGCGCCGACCGGTTCGCAAAGACAGCCAACGGCAAGACCCCCGCCATTACGGCCCAGGAGCTCAACACGGTTGCCGCCTGGCAAAAGGCGCTGGACGAGTGCGGTTACGACGAGCATGGCAACGCCATCGTCCCCAGCTGGCCTGGCGCGTCGTATCTCCTTCAGGACAGGAGGTCCTTCATGACCAAGTTTACGTTTCTGTGGCCGTTTGTGATGGTGTGGGCGACGATGGTTGTCATGGCTGGCATGCCTGTGTTCGTTGGAATCCCGTTGGGCGTCTTGGCGGGCTATGCCGTTCAGTGGGTGGCACAGCAGGTCATCGCTTATGCCCCGCCAGACATGAGGCAACTGCAGAAGACGCCTTGGATGGCTGGTATCTTTGCTGGGTCGCTGTTCTTGTGCATCATGAACTGGCTGCTACACATCTTTGGCAGCACAATGTTTGGACAGGATTCGGCAGTCATCCCCAACTTGCTGTttgccttcttcatctccatgACTATCTGGTTCTACATCCGGTGTATGGTTGATGATCCTGGGTTCGTGCCCAAGATGGGAGGTGTCGCTGAGCAAAAGGCCGTCATCGATGAGCTTATCAGCCTATGGAAGTTTGACGAGTCCAACTTTTGCGTTACCTGCATGATCCGCACGCCTTTGAGGAGCAAGCATTGCCGTAGGTGTCAACGCTGCGTGGCGAAGCATGATCA TCACTGCCCTTGGGTGTACAACTGCATCGGCGTCAACAACCACCgtcatttctttttctaccTCATCAACCTTACTCTGAGTGTTGTCACCTATGACTGGTTGACCTACAGAT ACCTTTCCACCCTCTCCGAGACCGCCTCCGACGAGTGCAACATCCTTGCCCCCTCGCTCTGCCGCATCGTCAACGCCGATACCTACAGCCTCCTAACTGCCATCTGGGCCTCGCTTCAACTCACCTGGGTCTCCATGCTCCTCTTTGTCCAGTTCGTCCAAGTTTCTAGCGCGATGACCACGTACGAAAACATGCACGGCATCGACAATTACTCGGCCACCTCCCTCAACAGCTCCTTCACCTCCACCGGCGCCCCCCTCAACCCACCCTCTCTTCCCGCCCCCGGTCCATCCCCCGCTGCAGGCGGCGCTCGTCACGGTGGCCGCCACGCACACGGACACAACCACAAGCAAGGCTTCATCAAGCAATGGTCTCGGCTCCTCGGCGTCGACGCCTTTATTGAAACTGCGGCAGGTCGGGGTGCGACTACGGGCAAGGGATCCAAGAGGAACAAGCGCGGCAACCCCTATAGCAGAGGGTGCGTCACGAATTGTAAGGACTTTTGGTGTGATCCGAGCCCCATGTTTGGGAAGCATGAGAATGGCGCGGCGGTGTTGGGCGGTGTGCCGGTGAACTATACGGATATGTATGAGAGTCCGGGGGTCATGACATCTGGTggcggagggaggaggagaggtggGGGGTATGAGAGCGTTGCTGGTGAGGAGGTGTAG
- a CDS encoding SRP receptor beta subunit, which produces MTMVSFSAPKHPESRPLGPPLQRASQQPTTRLNKPNQKKGDVTITSTNLLVTFQPKLNRQEASDRSKPPRNVSEVAQASTATMDTTIETITATVAAASSTPSSTSNIKELIKDLLIASLQPNKTVIITGLLIVLLFPIFLHQVLHGNESGSSSSKNSSLPSILLAGPSGAGKTALLTLFEKRAGRSTSTSTDEKTEPAKTHTSQTPVSIKLNAAAPFSSSSSSSSSVSSPSENQPKRNFLLIDTPGHPKLRSTALSHLLPLDPKTGRPLPPSKSQPIKGVIFLLDASTLSPSSPDSSLSQAATYLYDLLLSLQHRYSRYTKGSKHPPSIPVLIAANKLDLFTALPATLVKKELEAELGRIRVSRSKGLLDSGVKEDDVTAGEKEEGDDWLGEYGSERFEFRQMVEFDIEVEVMGGSVLGNGGEEEGPGCEGWWRWVVERV; this is translated from the coding sequence ATGACGATGGTGTCATTTTCGGCACCAAAACACCCCGAGTCGAGACCTCTTGGCCCCCCCCTGCAACGCGCATCTCAACAACCGACGACGCGTCTCaacaaaccaaaccaaaaaaaGGGGGATGTCACTATAACATCTACGAATCTCCTTGTTACATTTCAACCGAAGTTAAACAGACAAGAAGCAAGTGATCGATCGAAACCCCCGCGCAACGTGTCCGAAGTAGCGCAAGCTTCTACCGCAACCATGGACACGACAATAGAAACCATAACCGCAACCGTCGCGGCAGCATCCAGCacgccctcctccacctcgaACATCAAAGAGCTCATCAAAGACTTGCTCATCGCCTCCCTCCAACCCAACAAgaccgtcatcatcaccggtctcctcatcgtcttgctcttccccatcttcctccaccaAGTCCTCCACGGCAACGAATCcggctcttcctcctccaagaacTCCTCACTCCCCTCGATCCTACTCGCTGGTCCTTCCGGCGCCGGCAAGACCGCCCTCCTGACCTTGTTCGAGAAGCGCGCCGGCCGCTCCACCTCTACCTCAACCGACGAAAAGACCGAGCCCGCCAAGACACACACCTCCCAAACCCCCGTCTCCATCAAACTCAACGCCGCCgctcccttctcctcctcctcctcctcctcctcctctgttTCCTCTCCCTCCGAGAACCAACCGAAGCGAAACTTTCTCCTCATCGACACCCCAGGCCACCCCAAACTCCGCTCCACCGCGCtctcccacctcctccctctcgaCCCCAAAACCGGCCGTCCCCTTCCGCCTTCCAAATCCCAACCCATCAAAggcgtcatcttcctcctcgacgCATCcaccctctccccctcctctcccgaTTCCAGTCTCAGCCAAGCCGCCACCTACCTGTACGACCTCCTTTTATCTCTCCAACACCGCTACAGCCGCTACACGAAAGGAAGCAAGCACCCGCCTTCGATCCCCGTGCTCATCGCTGCGAATAAACTGGACCTTTTCACGGCGTTGCCTGCGACTttggtgaagaaggaacTGGAAGCGGAGCTGGGGCGGATTAGAGTCAGTAGGAGTAAGGGATTGTTGGATTCGGGCGTCAAGGAGGATGATGTCACAgcgggggagaaggaggaaggcgaTGATTGGTTGGGGGAGTATGGGAGCGAGAGGTTTGAGTTTCGGCAGATGGTGGAGTTTGATATTGAGGTGGAGGTGATGGGGGGGAGTGTGCTGGGTAAtgggggagaagaggaggggccGGGGTGTGAGGGATGGTGGAGGTGGGTTGTTGAGAGGGTGTAA
- a CDS encoding cystathionine beta-synthase, whose product MSGDTTNGAVERNPGLTMSATELIGNTPLVRLNRIPQSLGIECEVYGKVELFNAGGSVKDRIALRMIEEAEKEGRIKPGDTLIEPTSGNTGIGLALVGAIKGYKTIITLPEKMSAEKVSVLRALGATIIRTPTQAAWDSPESHIGVARRLLKEIPNSHILDQYTNPNNPLAHEFGTAEEIWKQTNGKVTAVVAGAGTGGTITGIARGLRKHNKDIKVIAADPVGSILAQPESLNDPNATAPYKVEGIGYDFIPDVLDREFVDKWYKTEDRESFHLARRLIAEEGLLVGGSSGSAMAAMIRAVKDYNLGKDDVVVVVLPDSIRSYLSKFADDDWLAANGLLVTDDEIKTADEAKGTATVKKQQETEQKKTDDGYAGATVRALRLKPVTSVLADSPCSEAIETMRDKGFDQLPVLAPTGGKLVGLVTLGNILSFIQRGRATPATPVAKVMFDFSRLDEVVTDPRKFDNNLKDKQRKFVDITMDTPLAALSKFLEWNSAAIVTEKTDNGSKPVAVVTKVDLLTYMLHQQSL is encoded by the exons ATGTCTGGCGATACTACCAACGGCGCCGTTGAGCGCAACCCCGGCCTTACCATGTCGGCCACCGAGTTGATCGGCAACACTCCCCTCGTCCGCCTCAACAGGATCCCCCAGTCGCTCGGTATTGAGTGCGAGGTCTACGGCAAGGTCGAGCTCTTCAACGCCGGCGGCAGTGTCAAGGACAGAATCGCCCTTCGCATGAtcgaggaggccgagaaggaaggCCGTATCAAGCCTGGCGACACTCTCATCGAGCCCACCAGTGGTAACAC TGGTATTGGTCTCGCCCTTGTTGGCGCCATCAAGGGCTACAagaccatcatcaccctccCCGAGAAGATGTCAGCCGAGAAGGTCTCCGTCCTCCGCGCCCTCGGTGCCACCATCATCCGTACTCCTACGCAGGCCGCTTGGGACAGTCCCGAATCCCACATCGGTGTCGCCCGCCGTCTCCTCAAGGAGATCCCCAACTCGCACATTCTCGACCAATacaccaaccccaacaacccGCTTGCCCACGAGTTCGGTACCGCCGAGGAGATCTGGAAGCAGACCAACGGCAAGGTCACGgccgttgttgctggtgccGGTACTGGCGGTACCATCACTGGTATCGCTCGCGGCCTCCGCAAGCACAACAAGGACATCAAGGTCATTGCTGCCGATCCTGTCGGCTCCATCCTCGCTCAACCCGAGAGTCTGAACGACCCCAACGCCACCGCTCCCTACAAGGTTGAGGGTATCGGCTACGATTTTATCCCTGACGTCCTTGATCGCGAGTTTGTCGACAAATGGTACAAGACCGAGGACCGCGAGTCCTTCCACCTCGCCCGCCGCCTTATCGCTGAGGAGGGTCTCCTGGTTGGTGGTTCTTCCGGCAGCGCCATGGCCGCCATGATCCGCGCCGTCAAGGACTACAACCTCGGCAAGGACgacgtcgttgtcgttgtcctcCCCGACAGCATTCGCTCCTACCTCTCCAAGTTCGCCGATGACGACTGGCTCGCCGCCAACGGCCTCCTCGTTACCGACGACGAAATCAAGACGGCCGACGAGGCCAAGGGCACCGCGACTGTCAAGAAGCAGCAAGAGAcagagcagaagaagaccgATGATGGTTATGCCGGCGCCACTGTTCGCGCCCTCCGCCTCAAGCCCGTCACCTCGGTCCTCGCCGACTCGCCCTGCTCCGAGGCCATCGAGACGATGCGCGACAAGGGCTTCGATCAGCTCCCCGTCCTCGCCCCCACTGGCGGCAAGCTGGTCGGTCTCGTCACCCTCGGAAACATTCTCAGCTTCATCCAGCGCGGCCGCGCCACCCCCGCCACCCCCGTTGCGAAGGTCATGTTCGACTTCAGCCGCCTCGACGAGGTTGTCACGGATCCCCGCAAGTTcgacaacaacctcaaggaCAAGCAGCGCAAGTTTGTTGACATTACCATGGACACTCCTCTCGCTGCTCTCAGCAAGTTCCTTGAGTGGAACTCTGCTGCGATTGTCACGGAGAAGACGGACAATGGGTCCAAGCCTGTGGCTGTGGTCACCAAGGTCGACCTGTTGACCTACATGCTTCATCAGCAGTCGCTGTAG